Proteins encoded in a region of the Chryseobacterium piperi genome:
- a CDS encoding polysaccharide biosynthesis tyrosine autokinase — protein MIPGKETVEKNSSQKEKSGNFELFDIEHFLRRILNNWYWFVLMLFIGYSISWMYGKYYAQNIYASNLSLSVSNNTSSYFTPNQSINFIWGQGGNQDGIYLKKMLLSRSHNEFLVKELDLFVNYSTKGSIKSTYLDKDDSPVFVQIDKKHLQQIDYPITIIPKGAGTYEVVLPETGESTNLYSYEVEGFQSIKNYKRPANKIIRIGDWYTSPNLKFRLLENPIKTSIKLDNIIVNFTSVNQSVNSIVSSVGVEFDKEINTIMIITKKGFNLNGTVNFLNRSVSQLQKKRMLDKVTVDKNTESYLKNNLNEVRKQLDSSANILNYLKTSEKLYDIKDRDEKSLIKIKDLEAKKADLVSKLSSLNNIKNTIDTQNFDNMISTNAAGFEDGMFSASVTELKALYLKRREMSTIYRPNSEPMKEINRLINEAKQNSSSALSNYYSGYYKEISKIDQQIAEANADLDAYPEKERKYLDAERGYNIIEATYNSLLGRQSETKMRMATSQSDITVIDPAKNVGQGPIGPNVKGTKFAIIGGLLFLPLLFILAGELLDNKIRNIKELLGATKIPLLGVVGNNNNENMLTVLEQPKSSVSEAFRGIRANMRFLSGENDRSKVVLITSSIGGEGKTYVSINLASVLGLSDKKTILLGMDLRKPKIFGDFKIDNKYGISNYLTGEVSIDQIINKTKIPNLDVATSGPIPPNPSELLMSNKNINFIEELRNIYDFIIIDSPPVGLVADSYELMKYSDTNIYVVRHEYTEKYMLKMITEKYHNNEIKNLGLVYNDYTVKQGYGYGYGYGYGYGYGYFDEDKNYKEPLLIKIRNKVQSIFNKK, from the coding sequence ATGATTCCAGGAAAAGAAACTGTAGAGAAAAATAGTTCTCAAAAAGAAAAGAGTGGCAACTTCGAATTATTTGATATTGAACACTTTCTTAGGAGGATATTAAATAACTGGTATTGGTTTGTTCTTATGCTGTTCATTGGATACTCTATTTCTTGGATGTATGGGAAGTATTATGCACAAAATATTTATGCTTCGAACTTATCCTTAAGTGTTTCAAATAATACCTCGAGTTACTTTACTCCAAACCAATCTATTAATTTTATCTGGGGGCAAGGGGGAAATCAGGATGGAATTTACTTGAAAAAAATGCTTTTATCAAGATCTCATAATGAATTTCTTGTGAAAGAATTGGACCTTTTTGTTAATTACTCAACTAAAGGATCTATAAAGTCAACGTATTTAGATAAGGACGACTCTCCTGTATTCGTACAAATAGATAAAAAGCACCTGCAACAGATTGATTATCCTATAACCATTATTCCTAAAGGAGCGGGTACATATGAAGTTGTTTTGCCGGAAACAGGAGAATCAACAAACTTATATAGTTATGAAGTAGAAGGTTTTCAAAGTATCAAAAATTATAAAAGACCAGCAAATAAAATAATCAGAATAGGAGATTGGTATACCTCTCCTAATTTGAAATTCAGATTACTTGAAAATCCTATAAAGACCAGTATTAAGCTTGATAATATTATTGTTAATTTTACTTCAGTAAATCAATCTGTTAATAGTATTGTTTCTTCGGTTGGAGTTGAGTTTGATAAAGAAATTAATACCATTATGATTATTACTAAAAAAGGGTTTAATCTAAATGGGACAGTAAACTTCTTAAATAGATCTGTAAGCCAATTACAGAAAAAGAGAATGTTGGATAAAGTTACCGTTGATAAAAATACAGAAAGTTATCTTAAAAATAATCTTAATGAGGTAAGAAAACAGCTTGACTCAAGTGCAAATATTCTTAATTACCTAAAAACTTCCGAAAAGTTATATGATATTAAAGATAGAGATGAGAAGTCTTTAATTAAAATCAAAGATCTTGAGGCAAAGAAAGCCGATTTAGTGAGTAAATTAAGTTCTCTCAATAATATTAAAAATACTATTGATACCCAGAATTTTGACAATATGATAAGTACCAATGCAGCTGGATTTGAAGATGGAATGTTCTCTGCATCTGTTACGGAACTTAAAGCACTGTACCTGAAGAGGAGAGAGATGTCAACTATTTATAGACCCAACTCTGAACCTATGAAAGAAATTAATAGGTTGATTAATGAAGCTAAACAAAATTCTTCAAGTGCTTTAAGTAATTATTATAGTGGATATTATAAAGAAATAAGCAAGATCGACCAACAAATAGCTGAAGCTAATGCTGATCTTGATGCTTATCCTGAAAAAGAAAGAAAATATTTAGATGCAGAAAGAGGATATAATATAATTGAGGCAACTTATAATAGCCTGCTTGGGCGACAAAGTGAAACTAAGATGAGAATGGCAACCAGCCAATCGGATATAACAGTTATTGACCCTGCAAAAAATGTTGGACAGGGACCAATTGGTCCTAACGTAAAAGGAACCAAATTTGCTATTATAGGAGGATTGTTATTTTTACCATTATTGTTTATACTTGCTGGTGAGCTATTAGATAATAAGATAAGAAACATTAAAGAGCTATTAGGTGCAACCAAAATTCCTTTACTTGGTGTGGTTGGAAATAATAATAACGAAAATATGCTTACCGTTTTAGAGCAGCCGAAGTCTTCGGTTTCAGAAGCATTTAGAGGAATAAGAGCGAACATGAGGTTTTTATCGGGTGAAAATGATAGAAGTAAAGTGGTGCTTATTACATCTTCTATTGGAGGAGAGGGTAAAACTTACGTTTCAATTAACTTGGCATCTGTACTTGGATTAAGCGACAAAAAAACAATCTTACTAGGAATGGACTTAAGAAAGCCTAAGATTTTTGGTGATTTTAAGATTGATAATAAATATGGAATTTCAAATTATTTGACAGGAGAAGTTTCGATAGATCAAATTATTAATAAAACAAAAATTCCTAATCTGGATGTTGCTACATCTGGTCCTATTCCTCCCAATCCATCGGAGTTATTGATGAGTAATAAAAACATCAATTTTATTGAAGAACTTAGAAATATCTATGACTTCATTATTATTGACTCACCACCAGTGGGATTAGTTGCAGATTCCTATGAACTGATGAAATACTCGGACACGAATATTTATGTTGTTCGTCATGAATATACAGAGAAGTATATGCTTAAAATGATTACTGAAAAATATCATAATAATGAAATAAAGAACTTAGGTCTTGTTTATAATGACTATACTGTAAAACAAGGCTATGGTTACGGCTATGGTTATGGCTATGGATACGGTTATGGGTATTTTGATGAAGATAAAAACTATAAAGAACCATTATTGATTAAAATAAGAAATAAGGTGCAGTCAATATTTAATAAAAAATAA
- the porG gene encoding type IX secretion system protein PorG — translation MNKKLLFSFLTVLGTLVSVKAQRNELGVRLGMSNLVGDIGSTSYILQKPLDLSRASDWGIPFYGGILYRFNFNPYQTVRLDLGYNQIQFSDKAAKEDYRRNRNSFGKNNVYEASLMFEYNFFPVNNEQISMVSPYIFGGIGGLMFDAPKATLINDFRRDADGVAQAPINEMDFTTRAEYSLGRKVTVHIPFGVGLKYKFNHSWAIFAEATFRYTLTDQLDHSKILTKDVKSSYNADILSPNTGGSLLQTGDYYAVSKERETAFVNERNIGDTKSKDWMNTFSLGLTFSFGRPPCYCD, via the coding sequence ATGAATAAAAAATTATTGTTTAGCTTCCTTACCGTCCTTGGAACATTGGTGAGTGTCAAAGCACAAAGAAACGAATTGGGGGTTCGTCTAGGTATGAGTAACCTAGTGGGTGATATAGGAAGTACGAGTTATATTTTACAAAAGCCGTTGGATTTAAGCAGAGCTTCAGATTGGGGAATCCCATTTTATGGAGGTATTTTATATAGATTTAATTTTAACCCTTACCAGACTGTTAGATTAGACTTAGGATATAATCAGATTCAGTTTAGTGATAAAGCAGCAAAGGAAGATTACAGAAGAAATAGAAACTCATTTGGAAAGAATAATGTATATGAAGCGAGTTTAATGTTTGAGTATAATTTTTTCCCGGTAAACAATGAGCAGATAAGTATGGTGAGTCCATATATATTTGGAGGGATTGGAGGTTTAATGTTTGATGCACCGAAGGCGACTTTGATCAATGATTTTAGAAGAGATGCAGATGGGGTGGCACAGGCACCAATTAATGAAATGGATTTTACAACAAGAGCAGAATACTCACTGGGGAGAAAAGTAACCGTGCATATTCCTTTTGGAGTTGGATTGAAATATAAATTCAATCATAGCTGGGCAATATTTGCTGAAGCTACTTTTAGATATACATTAACAGATCAGTTAGATCATAGTAAGATATTAACTAAAGATGTGAAGTCCTCTTATAATGCGGATATTTTAAGTCCGAACACAGGAGGGTCCCTACTACAAACGGGAGATTATTATGCTGTTTCTAAAGAAAGAGAAACTGCATTTGTTAATGAAAGAAATATTGGAGATACAAAATCTAAAGACTGGATGAATACCTTTAGTTTAGGGCTTACGTTCTCTTTTGGAAGACCTCCATGTTATTGTGATTAA
- the uppS gene encoding polyprenyl diphosphate synthase, with the protein MSLIKDKINSENLPKHVAIIMDGNGRWAKSRGEERTFGHKNAINAVRNAINACNEIDIPYLTLYTFSSENWNRPANEVNTLMSLLTETLLLEAEEIFSKGLRMHVIGNLEKLPPLVKDQLMRVVELTKENTKGNLVLAISYGSQNEILNAVKNISSDVKEGKIEVENIDEKLFENYLYTKDFPPVDLLIRTSGETRISNFLLWQIAYAELQFLNVLWPDFTKDIFFQCIVDYQNKERRYGLTGEQIKIQ; encoded by the coding sequence ATGTCGTTGATTAAAGATAAAATAAATTCAGAGAATTTACCAAAACATGTTGCCATTATAATGGATGGTAACGGAAGATGGGCTAAATCTCGTGGCGAAGAAAGAACTTTTGGTCACAAAAATGCTATTAATGCTGTGAGAAATGCCATTAATGCATGTAATGAGATTGATATCCCTTATTTAACATTGTATACATTTTCTTCGGAAAATTGGAATCGGCCTGCTAATGAAGTAAACACTTTAATGAGTTTACTGACAGAAACATTATTGTTAGAAGCCGAGGAGATTTTCAGTAAGGGATTGCGGATGCATGTTATTGGTAATTTGGAAAAACTGCCTCCACTTGTGAAAGATCAGTTAATGAGAGTAGTAGAGCTAACAAAAGAAAACACAAAAGGGAATTTGGTATTAGCCATAAGCTATGGCTCTCAAAATGAGATACTAAATGCTGTAAAAAATATAAGTTCTGATGTAAAAGAAGGAAAGATAGAAGTAGAGAATATTGATGAAAAATTATTCGAAAATTATCTTTATACAAAAGATTTTCCTCCTGTAGATTTGCTTATAAGAACCAGTGGTGAAACAAGAATAAGCAACTTTCTCCTTTGGCAGATCGCCTATGCAGAACTCCAATTTTTAAATGTTCTGTGGCCAGACTTTACAAAAGATATTTTCTTCCAATGTATTGTTGATTATCAAAACAAAGAAAGAAGATATGGCCTAACTGGCGAACAAATAAAAATCCAATAA
- the bamA gene encoding outer membrane protein assembly factor BamA — protein sequence MKFRLLPIIMFVASAHFYGQVTPQDSTKVSNPVHAENQAGTYVLKDIVVDGVKKYTPAQILRFTGLSKGENVDIPGQKVSNAIKKLWDTQSFSEVEVYVQSIEGETVVLKFYLQDLKELGEVKFSGKGIGKSKSEKLAKDNNLKPGTKITQNLVSSLKTNIPKDYIKKGFADAKISIQDKVNANDPALVNWTINVDKGKRIKIDHIEFEGNENVSDRQLRNKAFKETKQKRFGIGGILKSSKFIESKYQEDKQSLISYYNSLGYRDATIVSDSVWRNKKNNYEINVKLKEGKKYYIGDVTFTGNTVYVTEYLQRLLGYKKGDIYDAVGFNKKVGEDGGKEDDSDIKSVYMNNGYLFSNVTPVEKSVSGDSINLEIRINEGEQATWNRVTWQGNTTTHDHVILRALRTKPGELFKKTEIKRTYFDLAGMSFFDPQQIGQDIQPNQQDNTVDINWKLVEKGSSQVQLQAGYGGNSFIGTLGLTFNNFSLKNFLKFKDFRPVPQGDGQILSIQAQAGQFFQNYGVSFTEPWLFGTKPTALSVSVNNSIVRYNTSITSTSTDPSKLNIFSASVGLNRLLRWPDDYFSLYTGLQYQNYNFKNYPFDFGGSTENYGSANNLSINVGLSRNSAGIDPIFPTVGSNIELSAKFTPPYSLFSNKNYDAMTPAAKYKWMEFYKVKFKADVYNEIIGKLVLRSSAEMGFMDGYNKQLGAPPFERFYMGGTGLFGGRFDGRELIPLRGYQNASQYGGDGSQGDITPRGGGTIYNRFTLELRYPISLNQTAKIYALTFAEGGNVWNSWGTYNPFQLKRSVGVGVRVYMGAFGLIGFDFAYGFDKTVSGQISGWQTHFLMNQTL from the coding sequence ATGAAGTTTAGACTATTACCCATCATCATGTTTGTTGCTTCTGCACATTTTTATGGACAGGTAACTCCACAGGATAGCACAAAAGTGAGTAACCCTGTGCATGCAGAAAATCAAGCAGGAACTTACGTTCTTAAAGACATTGTTGTAGATGGGGTTAAGAAATATACGCCTGCGCAAATCTTAAGATTTACAGGTTTATCTAAAGGAGAAAATGTGGATATTCCAGGACAAAAAGTTAGCAATGCTATCAAAAAGCTTTGGGACACCCAATCATTTTCTGAAGTAGAAGTTTATGTTCAAAGTATTGAAGGAGAAACGGTAGTTTTGAAATTTTACTTACAGGACCTAAAGGAACTTGGAGAAGTTAAATTTTCCGGAAAGGGAATTGGTAAATCGAAAAGTGAAAAACTGGCGAAAGATAACAACCTTAAACCGGGAACTAAAATTACACAGAATTTAGTTTCAAGTCTTAAAACAAATATTCCGAAAGATTACATCAAAAAAGGATTTGCAGATGCTAAAATTTCCATTCAGGATAAAGTAAATGCAAATGATCCTGCTTTAGTGAATTGGACTATTAATGTAGATAAGGGTAAGAGAATAAAGATCGACCACATCGAGTTCGAAGGGAATGAAAATGTAAGTGATAGACAATTAAGAAATAAAGCTTTCAAAGAAACGAAACAAAAGAGATTCGGTATTGGAGGTATCTTGAAGTCATCGAAATTTATTGAAAGTAAATATCAGGAAGATAAACAAAGCTTGATCAGTTACTATAACTCTTTAGGATATCGAGATGCAACTATTGTTTCAGATTCTGTCTGGAGAAATAAAAAGAATAATTACGAAATTAATGTAAAACTAAAAGAAGGTAAAAAATACTATATCGGAGATGTTACTTTTACCGGAAATACAGTATATGTTACGGAGTATTTACAAAGACTTCTAGGTTATAAAAAAGGGGATATTTACGATGCTGTAGGTTTCAATAAAAAAGTTGGTGAAGACGGAGGAAAAGAAGATGATTCAGATATCAAATCCGTATATATGAATAACGGATACCTTTTCTCAAATGTAACACCGGTTGAAAAATCTGTATCAGGTGACTCTATTAACTTAGAAATTAGAATAAACGAAGGAGAGCAGGCGACATGGAACAGAGTTACCTGGCAAGGGAATACCACAACTCATGACCACGTTATTCTTAGAGCCTTGAGAACGAAACCAGGAGAATTATTTAAGAAAACAGAAATCAAGAGAACTTATTTTGATTTAGCAGGTATGTCCTTTTTCGACCCACAACAAATTGGTCAGGATATTCAGCCAAATCAGCAGGATAATACAGTAGATATAAACTGGAAGCTAGTAGAAAAAGGATCCTCACAGGTTCAGTTGCAAGCTGGTTACGGGGGGAATAGTTTTATCGGAACATTAGGATTGACCTTTAATAATTTCTCATTAAAAAATTTCCTTAAGTTCAAAGACTTCAGGCCGGTACCTCAGGGAGATGGACAGATTCTATCTATTCAGGCGCAGGCTGGTCAGTTTTTCCAGAATTATGGGGTTTCATTTACTGAGCCTTGGTTATTCGGGACAAAACCTACAGCACTTTCTGTAAGTGTCAATAACTCTATCGTTAGGTATAATACATCCATTACTTCTACAAGTACTGATCCATCAAAATTGAATATTTTCTCTGCTTCAGTGGGGTTAAACAGATTATTAAGATGGCCGGATGATTATTTCTCTTTGTATACGGGGCTCCAATATCAGAACTATAACTTTAAAAACTATCCGTTTGACTTTGGGGGATCAACAGAAAACTATGGAAGCGCTAATAACTTAAGCATAAATGTAGGATTAAGCAGAAACTCTGCTGGGATAGATCCAATATTCCCAACAGTAGGTTCTAATATTGAGCTTTCTGCAAAATTCACTCCGCCATACTCATTGTTTAGTAATAAAAATTATGATGCGATGACTCCAGCAGCTAAGTATAAATGGATGGAATTTTACAAGGTTAAATTCAAAGCTGATGTTTATAATGAAATTATTGGAAAGCTGGTATTAAGATCTTCTGCAGAAATGGGATTCATGGATGGGTATAATAAACAATTAGGTGCTCCTCCGTTTGAAAGATTCTATATGGGAGGAACCGGACTTTTCGGAGGAAGGTTTGATGGTAGAGAATTGATTCCTTTAAGAGGTTATCAGAATGCAAGTCAATATGGTGGAGATGGAAGCCAGGGAGATATTACTCCAAGAGGGGGTGGAACTATTTATAATAGATTTACTTTAGAATTAAGGTATCCTATTTCCTTGAATCAAACTGCTAAGATTTATGCATTAACTTTTGCTGAAGGAGGAAATGTTTGGAATTCATGGGGTACTTACAACCCATTCCAGTTAAAAAGATCTGTTGGTGTAGGGGTAAGAGTTTATATGGGTGCTTTCGGGTTAATAGGATTTGACTTCGCTTATGGATTTGATAAGACAGTTTCGGGTCAAATTTCAGGTTGGCAGACACACTTCTTAATGAACCAAACATTATAA
- a CDS encoding OmpH family outer membrane protein — protein MKNFKIIFTFVLFLLFSFSNAQKIGVVDTEYILNKLPQYKEAEARLNSQIDTWQSELQSLQSEYEKKRSAFENERVLLVGDQLKLREKEVMDLDKNIKTTTSLRFGTSGEITKLRSNLVQPFQDQIWNAIKTMSEKNGLGIVLDKSNNISVIFLQKRYDYTDKVLDILLKGTEKNEKTNKSKK, from the coding sequence ATGAAGAATTTTAAAATTATTTTCACTTTTGTATTATTTTTGCTTTTTAGTTTTAGCAATGCTCAGAAAATAGGAGTTGTAGACACTGAATATATTTTAAATAAACTTCCACAGTATAAAGAAGCAGAAGCAAGACTGAACTCGCAAATTGATACTTGGCAATCAGAACTTCAGAGTTTGCAGTCTGAATATGAAAAGAAAAGATCAGCTTTTGAAAATGAAAGAGTATTATTGGTAGGAGATCAATTAAAGCTGAGAGAGAAGGAAGTAATGGATTTGGACAAAAACATTAAAACCACGACAAGCTTGCGTTTTGGGACTAGTGGAGAAATTACTAAATTACGATCTAATTTGGTTCAACCTTTTCAAGACCAAATCTGGAATGCTATTAAAACGATGTCTGAGAAAAACGGCTTGGGCATAGTTCTTGATAAAAGCAATAACATTAGTGTTATTTTTCTTCAAAAGAGATATGACTATACCGATAAAGTATTAGATATCCTTTTGAAAGGAACGGAAAAAAATGAAAAAACTAATAAAAGTAAAAAGTAA
- a CDS encoding OmpH family outer membrane protein codes for MKKLSVLFAAVMMVVSVGMAKAQKIATLDVIGVLNAMPEKKKADADLKTFLDAKQAEIKKKADAGQAKLKQYSEEAPKKSAEENKAREGELAKMQEEIQQMNDKAQKDFTAKQDAAYEPVEKKLNEAVSKVAKASGYDYIMDANSSAFVYKGGVDATPAVKKELGVQ; via the coding sequence ATGAAAAAATTAAGTGTATTATTTGCAGCAGTAATGATGGTTGTATCTGTAGGTATGGCAAAAGCTCAAAAAATTGCAACTTTAGATGTTATAGGTGTTCTTAACGCAATGCCTGAAAAGAAAAAAGCAGATGCTGATTTAAAAACTTTCTTAGATGCTAAGCAAGCTGAAATCAAAAAGAAAGCAGATGCTGGACAAGCTAAATTAAAGCAATACTCTGAGGAAGCTCCTAAGAAATCTGCTGAAGAAAACAAAGCAAGAGAAGGTGAGTTAGCAAAAATGCAAGAAGAAATTCAGCAAATGAATGACAAAGCTCAAAAAGATTTTACTGCTAAGCAAGATGCAGCTTATGAGCCTGTTGAGAAAAAATTAAACGAAGCTGTATCTAAAGTAGCTAAAGCTAGCGGATACGACTATATTATGGATGCAAATTCTTCTGCATTTGTTTACAAAGGAGGTGTTGATGCAACTCCAGCTGTAAAAAAAGAATTAGGTGTTCAATAA
- a CDS encoding acyl-CoA thioesterase: MEKEVSTTVKVRFSDCDPIGHLNNVKYLDYMFNAREDHVETFYGFTYEEYTKKTGCTWIAIQNEIAYLKEVRYNTQVVISSKTIDVQDRTAKVEILMKSLDEKTIHAVLWVTVIYFNVKTRKSDIHPEDVKEIFHKFYVDLEQKDFQSRVKFLRSQNAKNS; this comes from the coding sequence ATGGAAAAAGAAGTATCAACAACGGTTAAAGTTAGGTTTAGCGATTGTGATCCGATAGGGCATTTGAATAATGTCAAATATCTGGACTATATGTTTAATGCCAGGGAAGATCATGTAGAAACATTCTATGGCTTTACGTATGAAGAGTACACCAAAAAAACAGGATGTACCTGGATTGCCATACAGAATGAAATTGCCTATTTAAAAGAAGTAAGATATAATACCCAGGTAGTCATTAGCAGTAAGACAATCGATGTGCAGGACAGAACTGCCAAAGTTGAAATTCTGATGAAGAGTCTTGATGAAAAAACTATCCATGCCGTTTTATGGGTTACTGTAATTTATTTTAATGTGAAAACAAGAAAATCGGATATTCATCCGGAAGATGTTAAAGAAATTTTCCATAAGTTTTATGTTGATTTAGAACAAAAAGATTTTCAATCTAGAGTTAAGTTTTTAAGATCTCAAAACGCAAAAAATTCGTAA
- the rfbD gene encoding dTDP-4-dehydrorhamnose reductase, with amino-acid sequence MKKIVVIGSNGQLGNCIRKIAPDFENEYEFIFTDSKTLDITDEGQVDSFFYDHKPDFCINASAYTAVDLAETEKDKAFAVNAEGVAHLAQASFDHKAILIHVSTDYVFDGETNLCYSEDDFTNPIGVYGESKLKGEELALEINPKTIILRTSWLYSEFNKNFVKTMLNLFSQKPELGIVADQFGQPTNANDLAEAIMDIIKAPQKSFGIFHFSNYPETTWFEFAKKIAEFSKSSIKLNALTTEQYPTPAKRPKRSTMCLDKIEGTYKIEPKHWENSLEECVNILSQ; translated from the coding sequence ATGAAAAAAATAGTAGTAATTGGAAGTAACGGTCAGCTGGGGAACTGTATCAGAAAAATAGCTCCAGATTTTGAAAATGAATATGAATTTATTTTTACAGATTCAAAAACGTTAGATATTACAGATGAAGGGCAGGTAGATAGCTTCTTTTATGACCATAAGCCGGATTTCTGTATTAATGCATCAGCTTATACTGCTGTAGACCTTGCCGAAACCGAGAAAGACAAAGCATTTGCAGTCAATGCTGAAGGTGTTGCTCACCTGGCTCAGGCATCTTTTGATCATAAAGCCATACTTATACATGTTTCCACAGATTATGTATTTGATGGAGAAACCAATCTGTGCTATTCAGAAGATGATTTTACAAATCCGATTGGCGTATACGGAGAATCAAAACTAAAGGGAGAAGAATTGGCATTGGAGATCAATCCTAAAACAATTATTCTTAGAACTTCGTGGCTATATTCAGAGTTCAATAAAAACTTTGTTAAGACTATGTTGAACTTATTTTCACAAAAACCTGAATTAGGAATTGTAGCGGATCAATTTGGACAACCAACTAATGCTAATGATTTGGCAGAAGCTATTATGGATATTATTAAGGCGCCACAGAAAAGCTTTGGTATTTTCCATTTTTCAAACTACCCTGAAACGACCTGGTTTGAATTTGCAAAGAAAATTGCTGAATTCTCGAAATCTTCCATTAAATTGAATGCTCTAACTACCGAACAATATCCAACTCCGGCAAAAAGGCCAAAGAGAAGTACGATGTGTTTAGATAAAATAGAAGGTACCTATAAAATTGAACCCAAGCATTGGGAAAACAGTTTGGAAGAATGTGTCAATATTCTTTCTCAATAA